From the genome of Candidatus Dormiibacterota bacterium, one region includes:
- the hutU gene encoding urocanate hydratase: MSVSAPIRAARGTLLTARGWQQEAALRMLCNNLDPEVAERPEDLVVYGGTGKAARDWPSFHAIVAALRRLKDDETLLIQSGKAVGIFRTHEYAPRVLLANSLLVPRWATWEHFWELERLGLIMYGQMTAGSWIYIGSQGILQGTYETFGALAAKRFDGTLRGRIVLTSGLGGMGGAQPLAVTMHEGIALCVEVDAARIERRLKTRYLDKATAKLDEAIAWAEEARHKKSSTSIGVVGNAAEVYAELLRRGFEPDVVTDQTSAHDPLRGYIPAPLSVDEAADLRARDPQEYLEMVKHSVREHVGAMLGFQRKGIETFDYGNNLRGLALEAGVTNAFDIPGFVPAYIRPLFCEGKGPFRWVALSGDPEDIYRTDRAVMEALPDNEHLHRWLRLARERVQFQGLPARICWLGYGERAKVGLRFNEMVKSGEVGAPIVIGRDHLDAGSVASPYRETEAMRDGSDAIADWPVLNALVNTAAGASWVSVHHGGGVGMGNSIHAGMVVVADGTPAMRDRLERVLTTDPGMGVIRHADAGYETAIDFAAAHGIDRAT; this comes from the coding sequence ATGAGCGTTTCCGCACCGATCCGCGCTGCGCGCGGCACCCTGTTGACTGCTCGCGGCTGGCAGCAGGAGGCGGCGCTGCGCATGCTGTGCAACAACCTGGACCCTGAGGTCGCCGAGCGCCCGGAAGACCTGGTCGTCTATGGCGGCACGGGCAAGGCGGCCCGCGACTGGCCGTCGTTCCACGCCATCGTCGCGGCCCTGCGCCGGCTCAAGGACGATGAGACGCTGCTTATCCAGTCCGGGAAAGCGGTGGGCATCTTTCGAACGCACGAGTACGCCCCGCGCGTGCTCCTCGCGAACAGCCTGCTGGTGCCGCGTTGGGCCACGTGGGAGCATTTCTGGGAGCTCGAGCGTCTCGGCCTGATCATGTACGGGCAGATGACCGCCGGCAGCTGGATCTACATCGGCAGCCAGGGGATCCTCCAGGGAACGTACGAAACCTTTGGCGCGCTGGCGGCCAAGCGATTCGATGGCACGCTCCGTGGACGAATCGTGTTGACCAGCGGGCTCGGCGGCATGGGCGGCGCGCAGCCGCTGGCCGTGACGATGCACGAGGGCATCGCGCTCTGTGTCGAGGTGGACGCGGCTCGAATCGAGCGCCGGCTGAAGACTCGCTACCTCGATAAGGCGACGGCGAAGCTCGATGAGGCCATCGCCTGGGCGGAAGAGGCCCGCCACAAGAAGTCATCGACGTCGATCGGCGTGGTGGGCAATGCCGCCGAGGTCTACGCGGAGCTCCTGCGCCGAGGCTTCGAGCCCGATGTCGTCACCGACCAGACATCGGCCCATGACCCGTTGCGCGGCTATATCCCGGCGCCACTCAGCGTCGACGAAGCGGCCGATCTGCGAGCGCGCGATCCGCAGGAATATCTGGAGATGGTGAAGCACTCGGTGCGCGAACACGTCGGGGCGATGCTCGGTTTCCAGCGCAAGGGCATCGAGACCTTCGATTACGGCAACAACCTGCGGGGTCTCGCGCTCGAGGCGGGCGTCACCAACGCCTTCGACATCCCCGGCTTCGTGCCGGCCTACATCCGCCCGCTGTTCTGCGAGGGAAAGGGCCCATTCCGCTGGGTGGCGTTGAGCGGCGACCCGGAAGACATCTATCGCACCGACCGCGCCGTCATGGAGGCGCTGCCGGACAACGAGCATCTGCACCGCTGGCTGCGGCTTGCCCGCGAGCGCGTCCAGTTCCAGGGCCTACCCGCCCGCATCTGCTGGCTCGGCTACGGCGAGCGCGCCAAGGTCGGCCTGCGCTTCAACGAGATGGTGAAGTCCGGCGAGGTTGGCGCACCGATCGTGATTGGCCGCGATCACCTCGACGCCGGCTCGGTGGCGTCGCCCTATCGCGAGACCGAGGCCATGCGCGACGGCAGCGATGCGATCGCGGACTGGCCGGTCCTCAACGCGCTGGTGAACACGGCCGCGGGCGCGAGCTGGGTTTCGGTGCACCACGGCGGCGGAGTGGGGATGGGCAACTCCATCCATGCGGGCATGGTGGTCGTCGCCGACGGGACGCCCGCGATGCGGGACCGCCTGGAGCGGGTGCTGACGACGGACCCAGGAATGGGCGTCATCCGCCACGCGGACGCCGGCTACGAGACGGCGATCGACTTCGCCGCCGCCCACGGGATCGACCGGGCGACGTGA
- a CDS encoding extracellular solute-binding protein, translating into MFDTHAVASRRLTRRSFLDRGLRVGLGLTGGLTLASVLDACGTGPGSTAPTPPPGATVIRALLFDQVGYDATVLQSLANKFRTLHDNKVFVSIETAHYRELYESILAAGLSKPAPYDVVGLDQVWVPEFANRKQLLSLKDQIPDDARSDIMPSLLDAFSFKGVNWAMPHVLNIQSLYYNKSQLRAAGFNDPPKTLEDWYTQMTALRHRVVPYTDSWAQDEGLVSDFVRITAQFGGDLFDVSGKPLLLQQPAQRAAAFMRQLIDEHLVRTDIAASNEPDAMRAFLSGGVAFTTNWNFVWGAMNDPLYSQIVGQGSVAPIPAAASSGQSAASVSGFLGLSVLANSAHPDLAVAWMRYLTSPEVQAQQTAELPIWTSLQNSADLRKANPQIGVFLTNLANARPRPKLGHYVEASSVLQRHLHDLVLGSASPTTAMAQAQAELLALQARFSS; encoded by the coding sequence GTGTTCGACACGCATGCCGTGGCGTCGCGCCGCTTGACACGTCGTTCCTTCCTCGACCGCGGGCTCCGCGTCGGCCTCGGCCTGACGGGTGGCCTCACGCTTGCGTCGGTGCTCGACGCCTGCGGGACCGGACCCGGGAGTACGGCCCCCACGCCGCCGCCTGGCGCGACGGTGATCCGGGCGCTGCTCTTCGACCAGGTCGGCTACGACGCGACCGTGCTGCAATCGCTGGCGAACAAGTTCCGGACCCTCCACGACAACAAGGTGTTCGTCTCGATCGAGACGGCGCATTACCGCGAGCTCTACGAGAGCATCCTCGCGGCCGGCTTGTCGAAGCCGGCTCCATACGATGTCGTCGGCCTCGACCAGGTCTGGGTACCGGAGTTTGCGAACCGCAAGCAACTCCTCAGCCTGAAGGACCAGATCCCGGATGATGCCCGCTCCGACATCATGCCCAGCCTGCTCGACGCCTTCTCCTTCAAGGGTGTGAACTGGGCGATGCCACACGTGCTCAACATCCAGAGCCTCTACTACAACAAGAGCCAGCTGCGCGCCGCGGGTTTCAACGACCCGCCCAAAACCCTGGAGGACTGGTACACGCAAATGACGGCGTTGCGCCACCGCGTCGTGCCCTACACGGACTCCTGGGCGCAGGATGAGGGCCTCGTCTCGGACTTCGTCCGGATCACGGCGCAGTTTGGCGGCGACCTCTTCGATGTCAGTGGAAAGCCGTTGTTGCTCCAGCAACCGGCGCAACGCGCCGCGGCCTTCATGCGGCAACTGATCGACGAACACCTGGTGCGCACCGACATCGCGGCCAGCAACGAACCGGACGCCATGCGAGCCTTCCTCTCTGGTGGGGTCGCCTTCACGACGAACTGGAACTTCGTGTGGGGGGCGATGAACGATCCGCTCTATTCGCAGATCGTCGGGCAAGGCTCGGTCGCGCCCATCCCCGCCGCCGCCTCAAGCGGACAGAGTGCCGCCTCGGTGAGTGGCTTCCTCGGCCTGTCGGTGCTGGCCAACAGCGCCCACCCCGACCTGGCGGTCGCCTGGATGCGCTATCTGACCAGCCCGGAAGTCCAGGCACAACAGACCGCCGAGCTGCCGATCTGGACCTCGCTGCAGAACTCCGCTGACCTGCGGAAAGCGAATCCGCAAATCGGCGTCTTCCTCACCAACCTGGCCAACGCCCGCCCGCGGCCGAAGCTGGGGCACTATGTCGAGGCGTCGTCGGTCCTGCAGCGCCACCTTCACGACCTGGTGCTCGGCAGCGCCAGCCCGACGACCGCCATGGCGCAGGCTCAGGCCGAGCTGCTCGCCCTGCAGGCCCGGTTCTCGAGCTAA
- the hutH gene encoding histidine ammonia-lyase — MPVTLDGQSLSPADVVAVARHGERVSLGPQAKTRLQQARRLVDRLVAEDRVVYGLTTGVGALKNVRIPPADSRQLQRNLFMSHAVGVGPPLPEELVRAGILVRVNQFCQGTSGVSPVVAERLVDLLNHDICPWVPEKGSLGASGDLAPSAHVGLVLIGAGDVLWKGERRSGGEALRAAGLEPVELHAKDALSVLNGTHFMTGAASLVLHDAQRLLLTADVVAALSVEALRGSRTAFDPRIHAARPHPGQVASAARIFALTEGSGIAESHVLCDRVQDAYSLRCAAQVHGACHDAIDYLSRVLTVELNAGTDNPLVFADDEAVLSGGNFHGEPLALALDTTNLGLSEIGSISERRLFRMLTGFLSELPPFLTRHSGLDSGYMLLQYTAAALATDNQLLATPASVHSLPTSADQEDHNSMGWHSAQRARQVATNVEAILGLEALGAAQGIDLLAPLKPGRLTGEAQAAIREKVPTLDHDRVLEPEIQAAIGLVRSGKLAAIAKRA, encoded by the coding sequence TTGCCAGTCACACTCGACGGCCAGTCGCTGAGCCCTGCCGATGTGGTGGCGGTGGCTCGCCATGGCGAGCGTGTCAGCCTGGGGCCGCAGGCGAAGACCCGGCTCCAGCAAGCCCGACGGCTGGTCGATCGCCTGGTCGCCGAAGATCGGGTGGTTTACGGGCTGACCACGGGGGTGGGCGCGCTCAAGAACGTGCGCATCCCGCCGGCCGACAGCCGCCAGCTCCAGCGCAACCTGTTCATGAGCCACGCCGTCGGCGTCGGCCCGCCCCTACCCGAGGAGCTCGTCCGCGCTGGGATCCTGGTCCGGGTCAACCAGTTCTGCCAGGGGACCTCGGGGGTCAGCCCGGTGGTCGCCGAGCGGCTGGTGGATCTGCTGAACCACGACATCTGTCCCTGGGTGCCGGAGAAGGGGTCGCTGGGGGCCAGCGGCGATCTCGCCCCCTCGGCGCACGTCGGCCTGGTGCTGATCGGGGCGGGAGACGTTCTATGGAAAGGCGAGCGGCGCAGTGGTGGCGAGGCGCTCCGCGCGGCCGGCCTCGAGCCCGTTGAGCTGCACGCCAAGGACGCGCTGAGCGTCCTCAACGGCACCCACTTTATGACCGGAGCCGCCAGCCTGGTGCTGCACGATGCGCAGCGACTCCTCCTGACCGCCGACGTCGTGGCGGCGCTCAGTGTTGAGGCGCTGCGTGGTTCGCGCACCGCGTTCGATCCCCGCATCCACGCGGCGCGCCCACATCCCGGCCAGGTCGCGTCAGCCGCCCGCATCTTTGCCCTGACGGAAGGCAGTGGGATCGCCGAATCGCATGTCCTCTGCGACCGGGTTCAGGACGCCTACTCCTTGCGCTGCGCCGCCCAGGTGCACGGCGCCTGCCACGACGCGATCGACTACCTGAGCCGAGTCCTTACGGTTGAGCTCAATGCCGGCACCGACAATCCGCTTGTCTTCGCCGACGACGAGGCCGTGCTCTCCGGAGGCAACTTCCACGGGGAGCCGCTGGCGCTCGCGCTCGACACCACCAACCTCGGCTTGAGCGAGATCGGCAGTATCTCCGAGCGGCGCCTGTTCCGGATGCTCACCGGGTTCCTCTCCGAGTTGCCCCCGTTCCTCACCCGCCACTCCGGCCTCGACTCAGGCTACATGCTGCTGCAGTACACCGCCGCCGCGCTGGCCACCGACAATCAACTGCTCGCCACGCCGGCGAGCGTCCATTCCTTGCCGACGTCGGCCGACCAGGAAGACCACAACAGCATGGGCTGGCACAGTGCCCAGCGCGCGCGCCAGGTCGCGACCAACGTCGAGGCCATCCTCGGGCTCGAGGCGCTCGGCGCGGCGCAGGGCATCGACCTGCTGGCGCCCCTGAAACCCGGACGCCTGACGGGCGAGGCGCAGGCGGCGATCCGGGAGAAGGTGCCGACACTCGACCACGACCGCGTGCTCGAGCCCGAGATCCAGGCCGCCATCGGTCTGGTCCGCAGCGGCAAGCTGGCGGCAATCGCCAAAAGGGCATGA
- a CDS encoding ABC transporter substrate-binding protein, with amino-acid sequence MTAALQRRLALSAFLAMTLGACSLPSPGVAKASPSTTALAIASPTPPAITPPTNLVRPGTITFLSDTTYPPQESIDASTQQAVGFDIEIAQAVAARMGMTATIQTTDTPQLVPALLAKKGDAIISALQITPDVQRQVALVAYFRAGQAILVRKGNPSAITGLSDLCGKKVSVQVQSPEETSIDEANGGVCKDSKISKQVYPTDLQAVLILKQHGVEAALDDSPVAAYFVKQTPDQLEQAGAPFKTNPEGIAIDPKNGELLKAMQQAMMAIYKDGTYRTILTRWNLLDGEIPASQIVVTPSPSSS; translated from the coding sequence ATGACGGCCGCGCTGCAGAGACGTCTCGCGCTGAGCGCATTCCTCGCCATGACGCTCGGTGCCTGCAGTCTCCCCAGCCCTGGGGTCGCCAAAGCGTCGCCCTCGACGACGGCGCTGGCAATTGCCAGTCCGACGCCGCCCGCCATCACGCCCCCGACCAACCTGGTCCGGCCCGGCACCATCACGTTTCTTTCGGACACCACCTACCCGCCGCAGGAATCGATCGATGCCTCCACCCAACAGGCGGTCGGGTTCGACATCGAGATCGCGCAGGCCGTCGCTGCCAGGATGGGGATGACGGCCACCATCCAGACAACCGATACGCCGCAACTCGTCCCGGCCCTGCTGGCCAAGAAGGGCGACGCCATCATCTCGGCCTTGCAGATCACCCCCGATGTCCAGCGGCAGGTTGCCCTCGTTGCCTACTTCCGCGCCGGGCAGGCGATCCTGGTGCGAAAGGGCAACCCCTCGGCGATCACCGGCCTGAGTGACCTCTGCGGCAAGAAAGTCTCCGTCCAGGTGCAGAGCCCGGAGGAGACCTCCATCGACGAGGCGAATGGTGGCGTATGCAAGGACAGCAAGATCAGCAAACAGGTGTACCCGACCGACCTCCAGGCGGTGCTGATTCTCAAGCAGCACGGGGTGGAGGCCGCGCTCGATGATTCGCCAGTGGCGGCCTACTTCGTCAAGCAGACCCCCGACCAGCTGGAGCAGGCCGGCGCGCCGTTCAAGACGAATCCGGAGGGGATCGCGATCGATCCCAAGAACGGCGAACTCCTCAAGGCGATGCAGCAGGCCATGATGGCCATCTACAAGGACGGGACGTATCGCACGATCCTCACCAGGTGGAATCTGCTGGATGGAGAGATCCCGGCCTCGCAAATCGTAGTGACGCCCAGCCCGAGCAGCTCGTAG
- the hutI gene encoding imidazolonepropionase, producing MIRADFALRHAGQLATMVPVKDDPLGRIMDGALAARGGRVVWIGEDRDLESQVALDGDLLDAAGACVIPGLVDAHTHPVFAGSRADEFAERVSGVPYQAQQSGERGIARTIRATREAHVSTLIELAAARANRFLANGTTTIEGKTGYGLDLDNEARSLEVLRQVGEQTRLRVVPTFLGAHAVPPGVDRRAYLHSVIDEMLPAFKQWAVFCDAWCEATAFTPAETRAVLSRAKALGYEIRIHAAQLAPGEGPDIAAELGACSADHLEFATPAQIKALAQAGTVAVLCPGANFTTHGPPPPIKAMREAKLSIAIASDLNPGTSNSESLPLAMALACVQWGMTPLEVLTGATVHAAHSLKLDGLAGCLRPGSFADCAVVDVETPEAIPYYVGVNRVIRTVVGGAVWEPL from the coding sequence TTGATCCGCGCCGACTTCGCCCTGCGGCACGCCGGCCAGCTGGCCACCATGGTGCCGGTCAAGGATGATCCGCTCGGCCGGATCATGGATGGCGCGCTGGCCGCGCGTGGCGGGCGCGTCGTCTGGATCGGCGAAGACCGCGACCTCGAGTCGCAGGTTGCCCTCGACGGTGACCTGCTCGACGCGGCCGGCGCCTGCGTCATCCCTGGGTTGGTCGACGCCCACACGCATCCGGTGTTCGCCGGGTCGCGTGCCGATGAGTTTGCGGAGCGAGTCAGTGGCGTCCCCTACCAGGCGCAGCAATCGGGCGAGCGCGGGATCGCGCGAACGATCCGGGCGACGCGCGAGGCGCATGTCTCGACGCTGATCGAGCTGGCCGCGGCCCGGGCCAACCGGTTTCTCGCCAACGGCACCACCACGATCGAGGGCAAGACCGGCTACGGGCTCGATCTCGACAACGAGGCCAGGTCGCTCGAGGTCCTGCGGCAGGTCGGCGAGCAGACGCGGTTACGGGTGGTGCCCACCTTTCTCGGAGCCCATGCCGTGCCGCCCGGCGTCGACCGCCGCGCCTACCTGCATTCGGTGATCGACGAAATGCTTCCCGCCTTCAAGCAATGGGCCGTCTTCTGCGACGCCTGGTGTGAGGCCACCGCGTTCACGCCAGCGGAGACCCGGGCCGTGCTCTCGCGCGCCAAGGCGCTCGGCTACGAGATTCGCATCCACGCGGCGCAGCTCGCGCCGGGTGAAGGACCGGACATCGCCGCCGAGCTGGGGGCGTGCAGTGCCGACCACCTCGAGTTCGCCACACCGGCGCAGATCAAGGCGCTGGCGCAGGCGGGCACCGTGGCCGTGCTCTGCCCAGGAGCCAACTTCACTACCCACGGACCACCTCCACCGATCAAGGCCATGCGCGAGGCGAAGTTGTCGATCGCGATCGCCTCGGATCTCAACCCCGGCACGAGCAACTCCGAAAGCCTGCCGCTGGCGATGGCGCTCGCTTGCGTCCAGTGGGGAATGACGCCACTGGAGGTGCTGACCGGCGCGACGGTGCATGCGGCGCACTCGCTGAAGCTGGACGGGCTCGCCGGCTGTTTGCGGCCAGGAAGTTTTGCGGA
- a CDS encoding rhomboid family intramembrane serine protease, producing the protein MIPLRDYNPTRRPSLLTWGLILINFAVYFYLAQNPVMNENAIAQYAVTPADITAGRHLGTLITSMFLHASLLHVGGNMLFLWIFGNNVEDKLGEIKFLVIYFASGIAGSLLQVYLTPTSTVPMLGASGAISGILAAYVLYFPRARVLTFIVPFFFITISAYLVIGYWIALQLFDAFLGLGVTGGGVAYFAHIGGFASGLILAVLLRPREHPDPHPGFPGYA; encoded by the coding sequence GTGATCCCCCTCCGGGACTACAACCCGACCCGCCGGCCGTCCCTGCTGACCTGGGGACTGATCCTGATCAATTTCGCGGTCTACTTCTACCTTGCGCAAAACCCGGTGATGAACGAGAACGCGATTGCGCAGTACGCCGTCACCCCGGCCGACATCACCGCCGGTCGGCACCTTGGCACGCTGATCACGTCGATGTTTCTGCATGCCAGCCTGCTGCACGTGGGCGGTAACATGCTGTTCCTGTGGATCTTCGGCAACAATGTCGAAGACAAGCTGGGCGAGATCAAGTTCCTGGTCATCTATTTCGCCTCGGGGATTGCCGGCAGCTTGCTGCAGGTCTATCTCACCCCGACGTCAACCGTGCCGATGCTGGGTGCGAGCGGCGCGATCTCCGGCATCCTCGCGGCCTATGTCCTCTACTTCCCGCGGGCCCGCGTCCTCACGTTCATCGTGCCTTTTTTCTTCATAACGATTTCCGCCTATCTCGTCATCGGGTACTGGATCGCGCTGCAATTGTTCGATGCTTTCCTGGGCCTCGGCGTCACCGGCGGTGGCGTAGCCTACTTCGCCCATATCGGTGGATTCGCCAGCGGACTGATCCTGGCGGTCCTGCTGCGGCCGCGGGAACATCCCGATCCGCACCCGGGCTTCCCGGGGTATGCGTAG
- a CDS encoding dihydrodipicolinate synthase family protein has product MGARWLAGIFPPIATAFAPDGALRPPPAGFLEFLNDGGLDGVVALGSNGEAAQLTEAERLQAIGNVRSALPPPLRLIAGTGAESTRATIERTRAAAAGGAEAALVIAPSYFRRQLTVEALRAHYHAVAEASPIPILIYNVPVHMGYDLGAEWIVRLAGHANIAGIKDSSGDIARLPRLREQLGPDFILLAGAGEKLLDALEAGADGAIAALANLAPHASAGIRKAWRERHIDQARQLQRTIAPLGEALSGGYGVPGLKAALRLLGYDHGDPRVPLPPLATTELPTLRRLLEDAKLMPRALAS; this is encoded by the coding sequence ATGGGCGCACGCTGGCTTGCTGGCATCTTCCCACCGATCGCCACGGCCTTCGCGCCGGACGGCGCGCTGCGGCCGCCGCCGGCCGGGTTCCTGGAGTTCCTGAACGACGGCGGCCTCGATGGCGTGGTCGCGCTAGGATCGAACGGCGAGGCGGCGCAGTTGACCGAGGCCGAACGGCTGCAGGCGATCGGAAACGTGCGCAGCGCCCTGCCGCCGCCGCTGCGCCTCATCGCCGGGACGGGCGCGGAATCGACGCGGGCGACCATCGAACGGACTCGGGCGGCCGCCGCGGGAGGGGCGGAAGCCGCGCTCGTGATTGCCCCTAGCTACTTCCGGCGGCAGCTCACGGTGGAGGCGCTGCGCGCCCACTACCACGCCGTGGCCGAGGCGAGCCCGATCCCGATCCTGATCTACAACGTTCCGGTCCACATGGGCTACGACCTCGGCGCCGAATGGATCGTGAGGCTGGCCGGACACGCCAACATTGCGGGGATCAAGGACTCGTCCGGTGACATCGCACGACTGCCCCGACTGCGCGAGCAGCTCGGGCCCGATTTCATCCTGCTCGCCGGCGCGGGCGAGAAGCTGCTGGACGCCCTCGAGGCGGGGGCGGACGGCGCGATCGCCGCGCTCGCCAACCTGGCCCCGCACGCCTCCGCCGGCATCCGCAAGGCGTGGCGCGAGCGCCACATCGACCAGGCACGCCAGCTGCAGCGCACCATCGCGCCGCTCGGCGAGGCATTGAGCGGCGGCTACGGCGTTCCCGGGCTGAAGGCCGCGCTGCGCCTGCTGGGATATGACCACGGCGACCCGCGCGTGCCGCTTCCCCCGCTGGCCACGACCGAGCTTCCGACCCTCCGGCGCCTGCTGGAGGACGCCAAGCTCATGCCGCGGGCGCTGGCCTCGTGA
- a CDS encoding metallopeptidase family protein, whose protein sequence is MPLSRWFRGGAPSLRDRVVKGLQQARDGDADGAIETIAERFSDALQELRALRERVDVDWLRLAARLAYRAGDMPQAADFAQQALAGEEDAATWNLLGRIRVWLDDGDASTAFARAAALRPQHYGIPHRVSRDHFARLAEKALAGIPETFQTQMSNTMIVVDDLPDIDAVREGEDPDLVGLYEGATVLEHGLPERIVLYQRNHENVVTNDRELAEEVRETMRHEVGHHFGMAEDELPY, encoded by the coding sequence ATGCCGCTTAGCCGCTGGTTCCGCGGCGGCGCGCCGAGCCTGCGAGACCGGGTGGTGAAAGGTCTACAACAGGCTCGCGACGGTGACGCGGATGGCGCGATCGAAACAATTGCCGAAAGGTTTTCCGACGCGCTCCAAGAGCTCCGCGCCCTGCGGGAGCGGGTGGACGTGGACTGGCTCCGGCTCGCCGCCCGCCTCGCCTACCGCGCCGGCGACATGCCCCAAGCAGCGGATTTCGCGCAGCAGGCGCTCGCGGGCGAGGAGGACGCCGCGACCTGGAACCTCCTCGGGCGGATTCGTGTCTGGCTCGATGATGGCGACGCCAGCACGGCCTTTGCGCGCGCGGCGGCGCTGCGTCCGCAACATTACGGGATTCCGCACCGCGTCTCGCGCGACCACTTTGCCCGTCTCGCCGAGAAGGCGCTAGCCGGCATCCCGGAAACCTTCCAGACGCAGATGTCCAACACCATGATCGTGGTCGATGATCTGCCCGACATCGACGCCGTCCGTGAGGGGGAAGATCCGGACCTGGTCGGCCTCTACGAGGGCGCGACCGTGCTCGAACACGGCCTGCCAGAGCGGATCGTGCTCTACCAGCGCAATCACGAGAACGTCGTCACCAACGATCGGGAGTTGGCGGAAGAGGTGCGCGAAACGATGCGGCACGAGGTCGGCCACCACTTCGGGATGGCCGAAGACGAACTGCCGTACTGA